The region CAATCGTACCTATTCTTCTTACTTTCATGATTACAGTAGTTGTTTTCTCTTTCGAAAGATATTTCGTTCTTAAGAAAGCTTCTGGTAGCGGTAACTTAGATAACTTTGTTAACACAGTTAGAGGATACCTTAACAGAAATGAAATCAACGCTGCATTAGAAGAGTGCGACAGACAACAAGGTTCTGTAGGTAACGTTGTAAAAGAAGGTCTTACAACTTACAAAGCTCTTGAGCATGATAATACAATGAACAAAGAGCAAAAGTTAGTAGCTTTAGGAAAATCTCTAGAAGAAGCTACAACTCTTGAAATGCCAATGCTTGAGAAGAACATGATGATTCTTTCTACATTAGGTACAGTTGCAACGTTAGTAGCACTTTTAGGTACGGTAATCGGGATGATTAAAGCGTTCTCTGCTTTAGGTTCTGGTGGTGGTACTCCTGACTCTGCTGCACTATCAGTAGGTATCTCTGAAGCACTTATCAACACGGCTTTAGGTATTGGTACTTCTGCTGTTGCAATTATTCTTTATAATTTCTTTACTTCTAAGATCGACGGATTAACTTATAAGATTGACGAAATCGGAATGAGCATCCAACAATCTTTTGCTGAGCATAACTAATCAGTACAGAATACAAAATATTCTGTTTAACAATAAATAAATTATAAAGAATTAAGAAATGGCGAGAGTTAAACCAAAACGACATGGTGTAGTTACCGATATGACGGCAATGACGGATGTTGCTTTCCTACTTCTTACGTTCTTCATTCTGACAGCGCAGTTCAAGAAGCCAGATGCTGAGGCTATTACAACGCCTTCATCTATTTCTACAACTTCGTTAGATGATACTAATTTAATGACGATTAGTATTACTCCGGACGGGAGGTATTTCTTTACACCTATTGAAAATAATTCTGAGAAAGCTCAGGTATTAGATAAAATGGCAGGACAGTACAGAGTTGGATTCTCTGCTGCTGAGAAGAATGAATTTCTTAAGCTGCCAATGGTAGGTGCCTCTATGGCTCAGATGAAAAGTTATCTTAACTTGCCGGAAGATCAGAGAGCGAATGTAAAAGGTGCTACAATCCCGATGGATAGTGTGAATAAAGAACTAGTAGATTGG is a window of Elizabethkingia anophelis R26 DNA encoding:
- a CDS encoding MotA/TolQ/ExbB proton channel family protein; this encodes MEMNVSNTEHEVVAKKKGGLNPAIVIPILFVIGIAIYLFVFGNPSNFKKNPALDGVASVALADIKSTELHPAEGKPMGIVYMGGPIVPILLTFMITVVVFSFERYFVLKKASGSGNLDNFVNTVRGYLNRNEINAALEECDRQQGSVGNVVKEGLTTYKALEHDNTMNKEQKLVALGKSLEEATTLEMPMLEKNMMILSTLGTVATLVALLGTVIGMIKAFSALGSGGGTPDSAALSVGISEALINTALGIGTSAVAIILYNFFTSKIDGLTYKIDEIGMSIQQSFAEHN
- a CDS encoding ExbD/TolR family protein codes for the protein MARVKPKRHGVVTDMTAMTDVAFLLLTFFILTAQFKKPDAEAITTPSSISTTSLDDTNLMTISITPDGRYFFTPIENNSEKAQVLDKMAGQYRVGFSAAEKNEFLKLPMVGASMAQMKSYLNLPEDQRANVKGATIPMDSVNKELVDWVKYSLEVNPDARLAIKGDAKAQYPKFKALFEGLKDIKFYKFVLITSSENQ